In one Phyllostomus discolor isolate MPI-MPIP mPhyDis1 chromosome 8, mPhyDis1.pri.v3, whole genome shotgun sequence genomic region, the following are encoded:
- the CD300H gene encoding protein CD300H, whose product MRLPWTLLLLCAPGSLSLRGPRNVTGTEGGSLSVSCQYQEEHKRFTKYWCRQPCLPFFSDTVETSASGEEVRRGRVSIVDHPRNLTFTVTLENLTASDAGKYRCGISTILVEDGLLSILPDPLFQVQVFVSTASSSDIHSRTPGPPSQDPGSLLSSVHFLLLIFLKVPLFLSMLSAVLWVHRPQRAICRRTQSD is encoded by the exons GCTCATTGTCTCTGCGCGGCCCCAGGAACGTGACGGGCACCGAGGGCGGATCCCTGAGCGTGTCGTGTCAATACCAGGAGGAGCATAAGAGATTTACCAAATACTGGTGCCGACAGCCATGCCTGCCGTTCTTCTCCGACACCGTGGAGACCAGCGCCTCgggggaagaggtgaggaggGGCCGAGTGTCCATCGTGGACCATCCCAGAAACCTCACCTTCACCGTGACCTTGGAGAACCTCACTGCAAGTGATGCGGGAAAGTACAGGTGTGGAATTTCCACGATCCTGGTGGAAGATGGGCTTCTTAGCATCTTGCCTGATCCCCTTTTCCAGGTTCAAGTGTTTGTTTCCACAG CCTCCAGCAGCGACATCCATTCAAGGACACCCGGACCTCCCAGCCAAGACCCAGG GTCCCTGCTCAGCAGCGTCCACTTCCTGCTCCTCATATTCCTGAAGGTCCCCCTGTTTCTGAGCATGCTCAGTGCCGTCCTCTGGGTGCACAGGCCGCAGCGGGCAATTTGCAGGCGAACGCAGTCCGACTAA